The Rissa tridactyla isolate bRisTri1 chromosome 6, bRisTri1.patW.cur.20221130, whole genome shotgun sequence genome includes a region encoding these proteins:
- the LOC128911498 gene encoding sentrin-specific protease 2-like: protein MEREVVAALGKGEPDEILSSAFKLRVTRQDVHTLRKLCWLNDEVINFYMGLVMERSKKEGYPSVHAFSSFFYEKLTSGGYKAVGRWTRRVDLFDKDIILVPINLRLHWTLAVIDTRKKTVKYYDSLGQGGNKICETLLKYLQEESREKRNMELNVSEWTVHSMEPHEIPQQSNGSDCGVFTCKYADYICRDRPMTFTQTHMPYFRKKMVWEILHQELL, encoded by the exons atggagagagaggtcgttgccgcattaggcaaaggtgagccggatgagatcctgagcagtgccttcaaactaagggtcacgcgccAGGACGTCCACACCCTAAGGAAGctttgctggctaaacgatgag gtcatcaatttctacatgggtcttgtgatggaaagaagtaagaaggagggatatccatcagtccacgcttttagttcgttcttttatgaaaaacttacttctgggggctacaaagccgtaggaagatggaccaggcgtgtggatctcttcgacaaggacatcatcttagtgcccattaacttgcgtttgcactggacactagcg gtcatagacaccagaaagaagaccgtcaaatactacgactccttGGGACAAGGAGGgaacaagatttgtgagactttgct caaatacctgcaagaggagagccgtgaaaaaagaaacatggagctgaatgtttcggagtggactgttcacagcatggagccacat gaaatccctcagcaatcaaacggaagcgactgcggcgttttcacctgcaaatacgcagattacatctgcagagacagaccgatgacctttacacag acccacatgccttacttccgtaagaagatggtctgggaaatactccatcaggagctgctgtga
- the LOC128911069 gene encoding sentrin-specific protease 2-like, protein MYVFVLDVTEAMEREVVAALGKGEPEEIMSSAFNLKVTREDIHTLRNGCWLNDEVINFYMGLVMERSKKAGYPSVHAFSSLFYEKLASGGYRTVRRLTRRVDVFQKDIIFVPINLSLHWALAVIDTRKKTVKYFDSRGQEGGDKICETLLKYLQEESREKRHVKLSVSEWTVHSMEPHEIPQQSNGSDCGVFTCKYADYISREKPLTFTQIHMPYFRERMVWEILHQELL, encoded by the exons ATGTAcgtgttt gtattggacgttacagaa gccatggagagagaggtcgttgccgcattaggcaaaggtgagccagaggagatcatgagcagtgccttcaacctaaaggtgactcgtgaggacatccacaccttaaggaacggttgctggctaaatgatgag gtcattaatttctacatgggtcttgtgatggagagaagtaagaaggcaggatatccatcagtccacgcttttagttccttgttttatgaaaaactagcttctgggggctacaggacagtaagaagattgACCAGACGCGTGGATGTCTTCCAGAAGGACATCATCTTTGTGCCCATTAACTTGAgcttgcactgggcactagcg gtcatagacaccagaaagaagaccgtcaaatacttTGACTCCCGAGGACAagaaggaggggacaagatttgtgagactttgct caaatacctgcaagaggagagccgtgaaaaaagacacgtgaagctgagtgtttcggagtggactgttcacagcatggagccacat gaaatccctcagcaatcgaatggaagcgactgtggcgttttcacctgcaaatacgcagattacatctcgagagagaaaccgctgacctttacacag atccacatgccttatttccgcgagaggatggtctgggaaatactccatcaagagctgctCTGA